The Sphingobacterium bambusae genome includes a window with the following:
- a CDS encoding RagB/SusD family nutrient uptake outer membrane protein, whose protein sequence is MNKLRYMICAGLALVLATACNDDFVSTQPLEEVPNEIVWQNAALAEAFVFEIYNGFGVGGFYEEQMASLTDEALFTHPGRGINTVTEGRANDADQGRLMDTYSYEQMYIRIRASNIAIRNLREPQFDNAARANQLLGEAYFLRAYFYQQLLRTYGAVPLIDFTFNLEDTDHSLPRNTYAECVDFIVNDCDSAALLLDGVARVDGRVNEVAALALKARVLTYAASDLHDNATAKSKSTLINGYADAAFIGYSTGSRAERWNLAKQASKAVLDHTEYAYKLDLTEKATAEEGEANYNAIAMGGGSKLGDAAGKSDLILGRFFNDLKDERGGWVGRDNGPNGYHNWAGNTPTQLLVDDYEMIDGTRFDWNNATHKAAPYQNRDPRLYATILYDGADWKPRTDDVKARDPFNQIQTGQYEVMNNAGAKVVQYGLDTRNSPIEDWNGSYTGYYYRKFVDADPAIIDQNTRQRIPWPLLRYTEAVLNYVEACIELGEEAEALLWLNRIRFRAGMPAVTDAGEALRTRYRNERRVELAYEEHRYFDTRRWMIAAQTLGRKASIIRIEGRLKAGKVVNRYQYNPENYTYTYTVGTIDPGIENRAWNDKMYFTSFHRDEINRNTKLVQNPGY, encoded by the coding sequence ATGAACAAGTTAAGATATATGATATGCGCTGGACTGGCGCTGGTATTGGCGACAGCATGCAACGATGATTTTGTGAGCACGCAACCGCTGGAAGAAGTGCCCAATGAGATTGTGTGGCAAAATGCCGCATTGGCGGAAGCCTTTGTTTTTGAGATATACAATGGCTTCGGTGTGGGCGGCTTTTATGAAGAGCAGATGGCATCACTGACGGATGAAGCCCTGTTTACACACCCCGGACGGGGAATTAACACGGTAACCGAAGGGCGAGCAAACGATGCCGACCAAGGCCGATTAATGGATACCTATAGCTACGAGCAGATGTACATTCGGATACGCGCCAGCAATATTGCGATCCGCAACCTGCGTGAACCGCAGTTTGATAATGCGGCACGTGCCAACCAGCTTTTGGGCGAAGCCTATTTTTTGCGGGCTTATTTCTATCAGCAACTTTTGCGTACCTATGGTGCGGTTCCGCTGATCGATTTTACCTTTAATCTGGAAGATACGGATCATTCGCTACCGCGGAATACCTATGCCGAGTGTGTGGATTTTATCGTGAACGACTGCGATTCGGCAGCGCTGCTACTGGATGGGGTGGCACGGGTAGACGGCCGGGTAAACGAGGTGGCGGCGCTGGCGCTCAAAGCACGCGTATTGACCTATGCGGCCAGCGACCTGCATGACAACGCAACGGCAAAGTCAAAATCTACCTTGATAAACGGCTATGCCGATGCCGCATTCATTGGCTACAGCACAGGCAGTAGAGCCGAACGATGGAACCTGGCGAAGCAGGCTTCCAAGGCTGTGTTAGACCATACGGAATATGCCTACAAGCTGGACCTGACCGAAAAAGCCACAGCCGAAGAAGGAGAAGCCAACTATAATGCGATTGCGATGGGTGGAGGAAGCAAGCTGGGCGATGCCGCAGGCAAGAGCGATCTGATATTGGGGCGGTTTTTCAACGACCTGAAGGATGAGCGCGGCGGTTGGGTAGGCCGCGACAATGGGCCTAACGGCTACCATAACTGGGCGGGCAACACGCCGACACAGCTTTTGGTGGACGACTATGAAATGATCGATGGAACGCGCTTTGACTGGAATAACGCGACACACAAGGCGGCACCCTATCAAAATCGCGATCCGCGGCTGTATGCCACGATCCTGTATGATGGGGCCGACTGGAAGCCGCGCACCGACGATGTGAAGGCGCGGGATCCGTTTAACCAAATTCAGACCGGTCAATATGAAGTGATGAATAACGCGGGGGCAAAAGTGGTGCAGTATGGGCTGGATACCCGCAATAGTCCCATTGAAGATTGGAACGGTTCGTACACGGGCTACTACTACCGCAAATTTGTGGATGCCGATCCGGCGATCATTGACCAGAATACGAGGCAACGGATCCCATGGCCATTGTTGCGCTACACGGAGGCAGTTTTAAACTATGTGGAAGCCTGTATTGAACTGGGGGAGGAAGCAGAAGCTTTACTTTGGCTCAACAGAATTCGTTTTCGTGCGGGAATGCCGGCAGTGACCGATGCTGGAGAAGCCCTGCGCACACGGTACCGCAATGAGCGCCGTGTAGAGTTGGCCTACGAAGAGCATCGTTACTTTGATACGCGCCGCTGGATGATTGCTGCACAGACCTTAGGACGAAAGGCTAGCATTATCCGTATCGAAGGTAGGTTGAAGGCCGGAAAGGTGGTGAACCGCTACCAGTATAATCCGGAAAATTATACCTATACCTACACCGTAGGAACGATAGATCCCGGTATTGAAAATCGCGCTTGGAATGACAAGATGTATTTTACA
- a CDS encoding SusC/RagA family TonB-linked outer membrane protein yields MRTTQSYKKDFRRFLYVGTSILTCFGSLRSESVYASGDHQLLSAQLQQEKITVKGVVRNQENGEGVPGVTVTVVGASLATTTDAKGYYELPEVPANGQLHFNMVGMDPVTEQVNGRASIDVLLLTSNANIDEVVVVGYGTQKRETVTGSVVAVKGEELQKSPALNVSNAIAGRVPGVIATNGSAEPGYDGSAIRIRGSNTLGDSGPLIVIDGIPARQGGFERLNPGDIENISVLKDASAAIYGARAANGVILVTTKRGKTGKPKLSYTFNQGYSQPTVIPKLADANQYAEMRNELEIFKLPVAEWSTALNGFNTNGNYLRPNGTTLEAPFTPEDKTLFADGSDPWGHPNTDWYKATLKNWSPQQRHNVQIDGGTEDMRYLLSMGYQNQDGYYKNSATGYQQYDFRINLDANISPYIKTQFGVLGRQEDRNFPTKTAGTIFRMLMRGNPTMPAFWPNGMPGPDIEYGENPVVITTDQTGYNRDKRYYLQTNGQVDITNPWVEGLKLSLNASVDKYIKKTKNWEIPWYLYTWQGAYEDDGVTPQLVRGIRGPAEPRLTHEDEDQLNMLLGAVLSYDKTIGDHSLSLLAGVNRETIRNDYLSAFRRYFLSTDIDYLFAGGDAEKDNNGGAWERARLNYFGRVGYNYKRKYIGEFLWRYDGSYMFPENTRYGFFPGVMLGYLVSEEKFWKDNIPVVNYFKLRASYGQMGNDNIFYDDELQEYQYFSTYAFGSYIIGGDVVKSLFESRVPNRFITWEVANNYNLGIDLQLFGGKMNAEFDVFRNSRESILWQRNASIPHSSGMTLPAENIGKVDNSGWEFNVGWQDKIGEVGYRVSVNGGYAKNKIIFWDEAPGAPLWQQSTGRAINAGLYYIYDGVFRDQAEIDANSLDYGDITSNLRPGDMKYVDYDGDGKITPNDRVRRDKNTDPTFQGGINLRVTYKNFDLSILFQGATGGELRVGTDESGAIGNYLLDFYENRWTVDNPSSEHPRITDRSDQYYSNNNTYWLRSTDYIRLKNVELGYNLPSSVLEKIKISNLRVFLSGLNLITWSKLKVYDPESTNQLGQYYPQARLINGGVMVSF; encoded by the coding sequence ATGCGAACAACACAAAGCTACAAGAAAGATTTTCGGCGTTTTCTCTATGTAGGGACGTCCATCTTGACTTGTTTTGGTTCCCTGCGCAGTGAAAGCGTGTATGCTTCAGGAGACCACCAGCTCCTGTCTGCACAGCTACAGCAGGAAAAAATTACGGTAAAGGGCGTGGTACGAAACCAAGAAAACGGCGAAGGAGTGCCGGGCGTTACCGTGACGGTGGTGGGCGCCAGCCTAGCCACCACCACCGACGCCAAGGGATACTATGAACTGCCCGAGGTGCCCGCCAATGGGCAACTGCACTTCAATATGGTAGGGATGGATCCGGTAACGGAACAGGTGAATGGCCGGGCATCTATCGATGTGCTGCTACTGACCTCCAATGCCAATATTGACGAGGTGGTCGTGGTAGGATATGGCACCCAAAAGCGGGAGACCGTTACGGGATCGGTTGTGGCGGTGAAAGGCGAGGAGCTGCAAAAGTCGCCCGCACTGAATGTTTCCAATGCTATTGCGGGACGCGTGCCAGGGGTGATAGCCACGAATGGCAGCGCAGAGCCTGGCTACGACGGATCGGCTATCCGAATTCGGGGATCCAACACGCTGGGCGATAGCGGCCCACTGATTGTGATCGATGGGATACCAGCGCGGCAGGGAGGCTTTGAACGCCTAAACCCGGGCGACATCGAAAATATTTCTGTGCTGAAGGATGCCTCGGCCGCCATTTATGGTGCTCGAGCCGCCAATGGGGTTATTTTGGTGACCACCAAACGTGGTAAAACCGGAAAGCCTAAATTGTCGTACACCTTTAATCAAGGTTATTCGCAACCTACGGTTATCCCTAAGCTGGCCGACGCCAACCAATATGCCGAGATGCGCAACGAGCTGGAGATATTTAAACTGCCGGTGGCAGAGTGGTCTACGGCCCTGAACGGATTCAATACCAATGGAAACTACCTGCGCCCCAACGGAACCACGCTGGAGGCACCCTTTACGCCAGAAGATAAAACACTCTTCGCGGATGGTAGCGATCCTTGGGGACATCCTAATACCGACTGGTACAAGGCTACGTTGAAAAATTGGTCGCCACAGCAACGGCATAATGTACAGATTGATGGCGGGACAGAAGATATGCGCTACCTCTTGTCCATGGGATACCAAAATCAAGACGGTTATTACAAAAATTCTGCAACCGGTTACCAGCAGTACGATTTCCGGATAAACTTGGATGCCAATATCAGTCCCTACATCAAAACACAGTTTGGCGTGCTGGGTAGGCAAGAGGATCGTAACTTCCCGACGAAGACCGCCGGGACGATCTTTCGGATGCTGATGCGCGGAAACCCGACTATGCCTGCCTTTTGGCCCAATGGGATGCCGGGGCCAGATATTGAGTATGGTGAAAATCCAGTCGTGATAACGACCGATCAAACGGGGTACAACCGCGACAAACGCTACTACCTGCAAACCAACGGACAGGTAGACATCACGAACCCTTGGGTGGAAGGCCTGAAGCTATCGCTCAATGCGTCGGTGGATAAGTATATTAAGAAAACCAAAAATTGGGAGATTCCTTGGTATCTGTACACTTGGCAGGGAGCCTATGAGGATGATGGCGTGACGCCGCAATTGGTGCGCGGCATCCGGGGGCCTGCAGAGCCGCGCTTGACCCACGAGGACGAAGACCAGCTCAATATGCTTTTGGGGGCGGTGCTCAGCTACGACAAAACCATTGGCGACCACAGCTTGAGCTTGCTCGCCGGTGTCAATCGCGAAACCATTCGCAACGACTACTTAAGCGCCTTTAGGCGATATTTCCTATCAACCGACATTGATTACCTTTTTGCCGGTGGCGATGCCGAGAAGGATAATAATGGTGGTGCCTGGGAACGTGCACGTTTGAACTACTTCGGACGGGTGGGCTACAACTATAAGCGAAAATACATAGGGGAGTTTCTGTGGCGTTATGACGGTTCGTATATGTTTCCGGAGAACACGCGCTATGGATTTTTTCCCGGTGTGATGTTGGGCTATTTGGTGTCGGAGGAGAAGTTTTGGAAAGACAATATTCCGGTGGTAAACTACTTCAAGCTGCGGGCATCCTACGGGCAGATGGGTAACGACAATATTTTTTACGACGACGAACTGCAGGAATACCAATATTTTTCGACCTATGCCTTCGGGAGTTACATCATTGGCGGCGATGTAGTGAAATCCTTGTTTGAAAGTAGGGTTCCGAATCGCTTCATCACCTGGGAGGTGGCCAATAACTACAACTTGGGGATAGACCTACAGCTATTTGGCGGAAAAATGAATGCCGAGTTTGACGTGTTCCGCAATAGTCGGGAAAGTATCCTGTGGCAGCGTAATGCTTCCATACCACACAGTAGCGGTATGACACTTCCGGCGGAAAACATCGGTAAGGTAGATAACTCGGGTTGGGAATTTAACGTGGGCTGGCAGGATAAGATCGGTGAAGTGGGCTACCGCGTATCCGTGAACGGGGGCTATGCGAAAAACAAGATTATCTTTTGGGACGAAGCACCGGGCGCACCGCTATGGCAACAGAGCACAGGGCGTGCCATCAATGCCGGTCTATACTATATCTATGATGGCGTTTTTCGCGATCAAGCGGAGATCGATGCCAACAGCCTCGACTATGGCGATATTACGAGCAACCTGCGCCCCGGCGATATGAAGTATGTGGATTATGACGGGGATGGCAAGATAACGCCCAACGACCGTGTGCGCCGTGATAAAAATACTGACCCCACCTTTCAGGGCGGGATTAACCTGAGGGTGACTTACAAGAATTTCGATCTGAGTATCCTGTTTCAGGGAGCAACGGGCGGAGAGCTGCGCGTGGGCACGGATGAATCGGGGGCCATCGGTAACTATTTGCTAGATTTCTATGAAAACCGTTGGACGGTGGATAATCCGAGCAGCGAACATCCGCGCATCACGGATCGTAGCGACCAATATTACTCCAATAACAATACCTACTGGTTGCGCAGCACCGATTACATCCGCTTGAAGAATGTGGAGCTGGGCTATAACCTTCCTTCGTCGGTGTTGGAGAAAATAAAGATCAGCAACCTGCGTGTGTTTTTAAGCGGGTTGAACCTAATTACTTGGAGCAAATTGAAGGTGTACGATCCCGAGTCGACCAATCAGCTTGGACAATATTATCCGCAAGCGCGATTGATCAATGGTGGGGTGATGGTATCATTTTAA